The region AGCGGCGTCGAACAATTCCCGATGCGCGAGCGCTTCGAAGATCTCAAGCGCAATGGCCAACTGGCGACACCCGAGCAATGCGCGACACAGTTGCTCGATTACGCGCTCAGCGACGCGTTTGGCCAGACGCCGGTGGCCGACATTCGCGAGATCGCGAAAGCGGATTGAGGAAGGGGGCGAAGGCTGAGTGAGGTCAGCGGCGCATTGTGGCCGCTTTTTCCGTGCTCCCGAAAAACCTCACCTTTAGCCATTGAATGCAGCTTACGGCGGGTGATAGGCGTTACCGCCGCCAGATCATGCGCTCAAATATCCGGCCTATCCGGCTCGACGTTCGGACCATCAGGCCATCACGCCGCGCTCGGCCGCGCCGATCTCGCCGTGCGGCACGAACACATAGCCGCGTCCCCACACGGTCTGCACATACCGCGGTTCCGACGGATCGATCTCGATCAACCGGCGCAGCCGCCAGATCGAGACATCGAGACTTCTCCCCTGATGCACGACGCTATTGCCGCGTAGCTGCTCGTTGAGCTGCATGCGCGTGAGCACCGTCATCGCGTGATTGACGAAGATCTTCAGCAACGCGAACTCGGAGCTACGCAACGCGAAGCGCTCGTTGTCGCGCTGCAATTCACGCGCGGAAAAATTCAGCTCGCAGCGGCCGAAGCGATACGGCGGCCGCGTTTCCGGCGCGCCTGGCGCGAGCGCGCCGCGTCGCCGCAGCAGCACGCGGATGCGCGCGAGCAGTTCGGCGGGATCGGCGGGCTTGCTCATGAAGTCGTCGGCACCGAGTTCCAGGCCGATCACGCGATCGATCGCCTTGTTGCTCGCCGACAGCAGAATCACCGGCACGTCGTTGCCGCTCATGCGCAGATCGCGCAACACCGCGAGACCGTCGCCGTGCGGCGCGGAGATGTCGAGCACCAGCAGGGCCGGCCGCTCCATCTCGACCACCTGCTTGAGTCCCGCCCCCGGCGGACGCGCGGATACTCCGCAGCCCTGTCCACGCAAGGATTCGCCCACCAAGGCAGTCAAGCCGGCATCGGCGCCGACGAAGAGAATATGCTGGCTCATCCAACTGATTCCAGGAGACGATCGTTTTTTCAGAGACTGAGAGTCCGGCTCGCAGATAGGACGGAGCCGCTGACCTTGTCGTCCGCGTCGCCATCTTCCCTGTTTGGGGCTCATCTCAAATCGGGGAACAACCCCCAAGGTTGGCAATTTCTTCCCAACTCTTTCAATCTGAAACGTGATATGGAATCGGCCGTGCAAATCACCGTCGGCGCGCGCGACGCACTCCCGAAAATCCTCACCTTTGGCACGAAGCGGCGGGGCTTGCTCGCGAGAGCTGATGCGAACAACTCCCGAAAACTCTCACTTCAAGCGTCGGATGGCAAGCCGCAAAGGCATGCTGGGCGTGGCACAACCGGGTGAGAACGGGGGGCTCCCGCAAACCCTCACCTTTCGCGCGAGGGCGGGTAATTTGCATACCCAGGTAAGCGGCGGAAGCGGGAAAACGGCAACGTGTCGCGCCAATTGCGCGCTGGATGCGGTGATACAGGCTCGGCGCGCGGAGATTCAGGCGCCGGCGATCGGGATAGGGAGGACGATTTGCGGCCCGCACCACCGCCATGACGGTAAGGTGAGGCGTGAAGGATGGGCGCGGCTCACGGATGGCTTTGCGCCATCAGCTCCCGAATATCCTCACCTTTGACGCCGCGAGGACATTCGGCAGCCCGGCCGCCGCCGAGGGCGGCCGGAAACTTCGTTCAAGACATCAGAACTTGTGACGGATGCCGACCACTGCCAGCTCCTGACTGCTGGTGCCCGAGTTCACGCCGAAACTGCCGATCGACGCTTGCGCGTTCACCACCTTGCCGCTTCCGTTCAGCGTGTTGCCGCTCGCCTTCTGGTAACCGGCCAGCGCGTACAGATCGGTGCGCTTGGACAGCGCGTAATCCGCACCGAGGTTGACCTGATTGTAGTGAGCCGAACTCGGGCCCGTCAGCGACGTGTAGTTGTAGCCCACGCCTGTGCGCAACGCCGGGGTGATCTGATAGTTGAAGAACACCGAACCGTTGTTGAACTTGGCCGTGCTGTGATACGCGGAGAACGCGTCGGTCGCGTACTGCGTGTTCGAATACGCCGCGCCGATGGTGGCCGCGCCGATCACGTACTGACCACCTACGCGCACGATCTGAATCGACTTCGCGCTGGCGAAGCCCGAGTTGATGACCGTGTTGAACAGCGTGTCGGAGCTGCTGTTCCACGTGCGCACGTTGTTCGTCGTCGTGTTGCCGCCGTTGGCGTAGAAGTAGCCCGCGCCCAACGACAGCGGACCGTTCGCGTAGGCCGCGCCGAAGCTGTAGGTCTGGCCATTGCCGGTTGCACCCGCCACGCCGCCGACGCCGTACAGCGCTTCGACCTGGAAGCCGGCGAACAGCGGGCTCACGTACTTGATCGAATTGCTGACGCGCAGGCTGTTGTCGTAGTTATCCAGGTCGCCCGGCGACGCGAAGGTGCCGCCGAAGTAGTTGTCTTCGGTGAGGCCTTGCACGAGGTCGACGATCGGATCGTACTGACGACCCAGCGTGACCGTGCCCAGCGTGCTGCTCGACAGACCGACCACCGCCTTGCGGCCGAACTCGCGGCTGCCCTGACCAAGCGTACCGGTGCCGACGTTAAAGCCGTTTTCGAGCTGGAACACCGCTGCCAGACCACCGCCCAGATCTTCCGTGCCCTTAAGACCCCAGCGGCTGCCGGAGACGTTGCCGCTGCTGAACTTCACCAGCGTCGACTGATTCTGGCCGCTCGCGCTTTGTGCGTTGTGCACATAGGCGATGCCGGCATCGACGAGGCCGTACAGCGTGACGCTGCTTTGTGCGTAGGCGCCGCTGGCGAGCAGGGCGGCAGGGAGGGCGAGGAGTGCAAGACGCTTCATGATTCGAGTTCCCATATCGGTGTCTAGTTGTTGAAAACTGGCGCAACGATACGAGACAGGGGCGTGTCAGCAAACTAACTAAATCTTCGATTCATATGCTCTTGACGGCGGCGGGGGAGTTTGCCGCATCACGCGGGCAGGCGGCGTTGGTGTAACGTTGGCGCGGCATGTGTGCGGTATTCGCGCGCCGCTCGCTAACCGGTGCGGTCTCAGGCCGGCACGGCCGACTGTTCCGACAGCGCGTATTTCGACGACGCGAGCACGTCGGCCGGCACCGCAACGTGTGCCCGGCGCAACAGCGCGCCACGGCTGAAC is a window of Paraburkholderia sp. D15 DNA encoding:
- a CDS encoding winged helix-turn-helix domain-containing protein, with translation MSQHILFVGADAGLTALVGESLRGQGCGVSARPPGAGLKQVVEMERPALLVLDISAPHGDGLAVLRDLRMSGNDVPVILLSASNKAIDRVIGLELGADDFMSKPADPAELLARIRVLLRRRGALAPGAPETRPPYRFGRCELNFSARELQRDNERFALRSSEFALLKIFVNHAMTVLTRMQLNEQLRGNSVVHQGRSLDVSIWRLRRLIEIDPSEPRYVQTVWGRGYVFVPHGEIGAAERGVMA
- a CDS encoding porin — encoded protein: MKRLALLALPAALLASGAYAQSSVTLYGLVDAGIAYVHNAQSASGQNQSTLVKFSSGNVSGSRWGLKGTEDLGGGLAAVFQLENGFNVGTGTLGQGSREFGRKAVVGLSSSTLGTVTLGRQYDPIVDLVQGLTEDNYFGGTFASPGDLDNYDNSLRVSNSIKYVSPLFAGFQVEALYGVGGVAGATGNGQTYSFGAAYANGPLSLGAGYFYANGGNTTTNNVRTWNSSSDTLFNTVINSGFASAKSIQIVRVGGQYVIGAATIGAAYSNTQYATDAFSAYHSTAKFNNGSVFFNYQITPALRTGVGYNYTSLTGPSSAHYNQVNLGADYALSKRTDLYALAGYQKASGNTLNGSGKVVNAQASIGSFGVNSGTSSQELAVVGIRHKF